One genomic window of Haloarchaeobius salinus includes the following:
- a CDS encoding type II toxin-antitoxin system HicB family antitoxin, which yields MASSTRDGDAHDDEIRLWREDGWWIAKDVETGVTTQGESRGEALDNLDEAVALHRGEAGHEPSEEELRETGIEPEDNTTGDQEPPDVLE from the coding sequence ATGGCCAGTTCGACGCGGGACGGCGACGCTCACGACGACGAGATTCGTCTGTGGCGCGAGGACGGCTGGTGGATCGCCAAGGACGTCGAGACTGGCGTGACGACGCAGGGCGAGTCCCGGGGCGAGGCACTCGACAACCTCGACGAGGCCGTCGCCCTTCACCGGGGAGAAGCGGGGCACGAACCGAGCGAGGAGGAGCTTCGTGAGACGGGAATCGAGCCCGAGGACAATACGACTGGCGACCA
- a CDS encoding DHH family phosphoesterase, with protein MNEELIADEDMPLARKSVLPGTGFFVPDEVDDERREREAMSALEGKSVAVVADPDADGLACVALLREAFGEAGLIPASPHDLEEGMELVAEFGEPGLDVFVCDLCPDRFEYVEAELDMLLETADSVRWFDHHQWDPEVEQAVRDAGVDLVVGDGEEECTADVAVRSLDYEFDDKFVDLAAVTRDHDLWLREDERSGDLADLAYWLEPDEYVDIVAKGGADLPPEAEKLLAERRVEKEALIEKAVDRGEIREVNGWTVGVTYGRCSQNEVAEAFREQGADASVVVKPAGSASIRGTDEFERCHEVAAQVNGGGHPKAAGCKPDIYGDMLDYAHHWTTRGATAKQVILDGFRNLEPEDDDEGVETER; from the coding sequence ATGAACGAGGAACTCATCGCTGACGAGGACATGCCGCTGGCCCGCAAGTCGGTCCTGCCGGGCACCGGCTTCTTCGTCCCCGACGAGGTCGACGACGAGCGACGCGAGCGCGAGGCGATGTCCGCACTGGAGGGGAAATCGGTGGCCGTGGTGGCCGACCCCGATGCCGACGGACTGGCCTGCGTCGCGCTGCTCCGGGAGGCCTTCGGCGAGGCCGGACTGATCCCGGCCAGTCCGCACGACCTGGAGGAGGGCATGGAACTCGTCGCCGAGTTCGGCGAGCCCGGACTCGACGTGTTCGTCTGCGACCTCTGCCCGGACAGGTTCGAGTACGTCGAGGCGGAGCTCGACATGCTGCTCGAGACCGCCGACAGCGTGCGCTGGTTCGACCACCACCAGTGGGACCCCGAGGTCGAACAGGCCGTCCGCGACGCGGGCGTCGACCTCGTCGTCGGCGACGGCGAGGAGGAGTGCACCGCCGACGTGGCCGTGCGCTCGCTCGACTACGAGTTCGACGACAAGTTCGTCGACCTCGCCGCGGTCACCCGCGACCACGACCTCTGGCTGCGCGAGGACGAGCGCAGCGGAGACCTCGCGGACCTCGCGTACTGGCTCGAACCCGACGAGTACGTCGACATCGTCGCCAAGGGGGGCGCGGACCTCCCGCCCGAGGCCGAGAAGCTGCTCGCCGAGCGCCGCGTCGAGAAGGAGGCGCTCATCGAGAAGGCCGTCGACCGCGGCGAGATCCGTGAGGTCAACGGCTGGACCGTCGGCGTCACCTACGGCCGCTGCTCCCAGAACGAGGTCGCCGAGGCGTTTCGCGAGCAGGGCGCGGACGCGAGCGTCGTCGTGAAGCCCGCCGGCTCCGCCTCAATCCGAGGCACCGACGAGTTCGAGCGCTGCCACGAGGTCGCCGCGCAAGTCAACGGCGGCGGCCACCCCAAGGCCGCCGGCTGCAAGCCCGACATCTACGGCGACATGCTCGACTACGCCCACCACTGGACGACCCGCGGCGCGACCGCGAAACAGGTCATCCTCGACGGCTTCCGGAACTTAGAGCCCGAGGACGACGACGAGGGCGTCGAGACCGAGCGGTAA